In Fundulus heteroclitus isolate FHET01 chromosome 8, MU-UCD_Fhet_4.1, whole genome shotgun sequence, a genomic segment contains:
- the trappc13 gene encoding trafficking protein particle complex subunit 13 isoform X1: MDVNQAKQEHLLALKVMRLTKPTLFTNLPVTCEDRDLPGDLFAQLMREDPSTIKGAETLMLGEMLTLPQNFGNIFLGETFSSYISVHNDSNQVVKDILVKADLQTSSQRLNLSASNSAVAELKPECCIDDVIHHEVKEIGTHILVCAVSYTSQFGEKLYFRKFFKFQVLKPLDVKTKFYNAESDLSSVTDEVFLEAQIQNITTSPMFMEKVSLEPSMMYNVTELNSVASGDEGESTFGKMSYLQPMDTRQYLYCLKPKPEYAEKAGVIKGVTVIGKLDIVWKTNLGERGRLQTSQLQRMAPGYGDIRLSLEVIPDTVNLEEPFDIVCKITNCSERTMDLVMEMCNTRSIHWCGISGRQLGKLTPGASLSLPLTVFSSEQGLQSISGLRLTDTFLKRTYEYDDIAQVCVVCPFMSNEC, from the exons ATGGATGTAAACCAGGCGAAACAAGAACATTTACTCGCTTTAAAAG TGATGCGGTTAACAAAACCAACTCTCTTCACAAACTTACCCGTGACGTGTGAAGATCGAGATCTGCCGG GAGACCTGTTCGCTCAGCTTATGAGAGAGGACCCCTCCACCATCAAAGGAGCAGAAACTTTAATGCTGGGAGAGATGCTCACTCTACCTCAGAACTTTGG GAACATTTTCCTTGGCGAGACCTTCTCCAGTTACATCAGTGTTCATAACGACAGCAACCAAGTGGTAAAAGACATTCTGGTGAAG GCCGATCTGCAGACAAGCTCGCAGAGGCTCAACCTTTCCGCATCAAACTCGGCAGTGGCGGAGCTCAAACCCGAGTGCTGCATTGACGACGTCATTCACCATGAAGTCAAAGAAATTGGAACCCATAT CTTAGTGTGCGCGGTCAGCTACACCTCTCAGTTTGGGGAGAAACTCTATTTTCGCAAGTTCTTCAAATTCCAG GTTTTGAAGCCGTTGGATGTGAAGACAAAGTTCTACAATGCAGAG AGTGACCTCAGTTCTGTG ACAGACGAAGTGTTTCTGGAAGCTCAGATCCAGAACATCACCACCTCTCCCATGTTCATGGAGAAAGTGTCTCTAGAGCCCTCCATGATGTACAACGtcaccgagctcaactctgtaGCAAGCGGGGATGAAGG GGAGTCGACGTTCGGCAAAATGTCCTACCTGCAGCCCATGGACACGCGGCAGTACCTGTACTGCCTGAAGCCGAAGCCGGAGTACGCCGAGAAGGCCGGCGTCATCAAGGGCGTGACCGTGATAGGGAAGCTGGACATCGTGTGGAAGACTAACCTCGGGGAGAGGGGGAGGCTGCAGACCAGTCAGCTCCAGAGAATG GCTCCGGGATATGGAGACATCAGGCTGTCTTTGGAGGTCATCCCTGACACTGTGAACCTGGAAGAACCGTTTGACATCGTCTGTAAGATCACCAACTGCAG TGAAAGAACCATGGACCTGGTGATGGAGATGTGCAACACGAGGTCCATCCACTGGTGCGGGATCTCAGGACGGCAGCTGGGGAAGCTCACTCCCGGCGCCTCCCTCTCGCTGCCGCTCACAGTCTTCTCCTCTGAGCAGGGTCTGCAG AGTATTTCTGGACTCAGACTCACCGACACGTTTCTAAAGAGGACGTACGAATATGACGACATTGCACAAGTGTGCGTGGTCTGCCCGTTTATGAGCAATGAGTGCTAG
- the trappc13 gene encoding trafficking protein particle complex subunit 13 isoform X2 — protein MDVNQAKQEHLLALKVMRLTKPTLFTNLPVTCEDRDLPGDLFAQLMREDPSTIKGAETLMLGEMLTLPQNFGNIFLGETFSSYISVHNDSNQVVKDILVKADLQTSSQRLNLSASNSAVAELKPECCIDDVIHHEVKEIGTHILVCAVSYTSQFGEKLYFRKFFKFQVLKPLDVKTKFYNAETDEVFLEAQIQNITTSPMFMEKVSLEPSMMYNVTELNSVASGDEGESTFGKMSYLQPMDTRQYLYCLKPKPEYAEKAGVIKGVTVIGKLDIVWKTNLGERGRLQTSQLQRMAPGYGDIRLSLEVIPDTVNLEEPFDIVCKITNCSERTMDLVMEMCNTRSIHWCGISGRQLGKLTPGASLSLPLTVFSSEQGLQSISGLRLTDTFLKRTYEYDDIAQVCVVCPFMSNEC, from the exons ATGGATGTAAACCAGGCGAAACAAGAACATTTACTCGCTTTAAAAG TGATGCGGTTAACAAAACCAACTCTCTTCACAAACTTACCCGTGACGTGTGAAGATCGAGATCTGCCGG GAGACCTGTTCGCTCAGCTTATGAGAGAGGACCCCTCCACCATCAAAGGAGCAGAAACTTTAATGCTGGGAGAGATGCTCACTCTACCTCAGAACTTTGG GAACATTTTCCTTGGCGAGACCTTCTCCAGTTACATCAGTGTTCATAACGACAGCAACCAAGTGGTAAAAGACATTCTGGTGAAG GCCGATCTGCAGACAAGCTCGCAGAGGCTCAACCTTTCCGCATCAAACTCGGCAGTGGCGGAGCTCAAACCCGAGTGCTGCATTGACGACGTCATTCACCATGAAGTCAAAGAAATTGGAACCCATAT CTTAGTGTGCGCGGTCAGCTACACCTCTCAGTTTGGGGAGAAACTCTATTTTCGCAAGTTCTTCAAATTCCAG GTTTTGAAGCCGTTGGATGTGAAGACAAAGTTCTACAATGCAGAG ACAGACGAAGTGTTTCTGGAAGCTCAGATCCAGAACATCACCACCTCTCCCATGTTCATGGAGAAAGTGTCTCTAGAGCCCTCCATGATGTACAACGtcaccgagctcaactctgtaGCAAGCGGGGATGAAGG GGAGTCGACGTTCGGCAAAATGTCCTACCTGCAGCCCATGGACACGCGGCAGTACCTGTACTGCCTGAAGCCGAAGCCGGAGTACGCCGAGAAGGCCGGCGTCATCAAGGGCGTGACCGTGATAGGGAAGCTGGACATCGTGTGGAAGACTAACCTCGGGGAGAGGGGGAGGCTGCAGACCAGTCAGCTCCAGAGAATG GCTCCGGGATATGGAGACATCAGGCTGTCTTTGGAGGTCATCCCTGACACTGTGAACCTGGAAGAACCGTTTGACATCGTCTGTAAGATCACCAACTGCAG TGAAAGAACCATGGACCTGGTGATGGAGATGTGCAACACGAGGTCCATCCACTGGTGCGGGATCTCAGGACGGCAGCTGGGGAAGCTCACTCCCGGCGCCTCCCTCTCGCTGCCGCTCACAGTCTTCTCCTCTGAGCAGGGTCTGCAG AGTATTTCTGGACTCAGACTCACCGACACGTTTCTAAAGAGGACGTACGAATATGACGACATTGCACAAGTGTGCGTGGTCTGCCCGTTTATGAGCAATGAGTGCTAG
- the sgtb gene encoding small glutamine-rich tetratricopeptide repeat-containing protein beta isoform X2, with product MAVEKRLAFAIVQFLRDQTHRSALNSDEQESLEVAIQCLETTFKISPSDCHLAVSQPLREIFLNALLKNDNLTVPETSPSPEDIERAEQLKNEGNNHMKEENYRCAVECYTKAIDLDLRNAVYYCNRAAAHSKLGNYTEATADCERAIGIDPTYSKAYGRMGLALTAMTKYPEAITYFKKALVLDPENDTYKSNLKIAEQKHKEASSPIAAGLGFDMASLINNPAFISMAASVMQNQQVQQLMSGMMSNAVRGPAAGVGGMSDISSLIEAGQQFAQQIQQQNPELIEQLRNHIRSRSFSGSAEEHS from the exons ATGGCGGTGGAGAAGCGTCTGGCATTCGCTATCGTGCAGTTTCTACGAGACCAAACTCATCGCAGCGCTTTGAATTCTGACGAGCAGGAGAGCCTCGAGG TTGCGATCCAGTGCTTGGAGACTACCTTCAAGATCAGCCCCAGTGACTGCCATCTTGCTGTGTCCCAGCCACTTAGAGAGATATTCCTCAACGCCCTGCTCAAG AATGACAACCTCACCGTACCAGAGACCTCCCCGTCTCCTGAAGACATTGAGCGGGCAGAGCAGCTTAAAAATGAAG ggAACAATCATATGAAGGAGGAAAACTACAGATGTGCGGTTGAATGCTACACAAAGGCCATAGATCTGGACCTAAGAAACGCTGTGTACTATTGCAACAG agctgcagctcaCAGTAAGCTGGGCAATTACACTGAGGCTACAGCTGACTGTGAAAGAGCTATAGGGATCGATCCAACCTACAGTAAAGCATATGGGCGGATGGG TTTGGCTTTAACTGCTATGACCAAGTATCCAGAGGCGATTACATACTTCAAAAAAGCCTTGGTTCTGGACCCAGAGAATGACACGTACAAATCCAACCTGAAGATTGCGGAACAGAAGCATAAAGAAGCCTCCAGCCCA ATTGCTGCTGGATTAGGATTTGACATGGCTAGTTTAATCAACAACCCTGCCTTCATCAGCATG GCTGCGAGCGTGATGCAGAACCAACAAGTCCAACAGCT CATGTCAGGAATGATGTCGAATGCAGTCAGAGGTCCTGCGGCAGGAGTGGGAGGGATGTCAGACATTTCCAGCTTGATTGAGGC GGGCCAACAGTTTGCCCAGCaaatccagcagcagaacccagaGCTCATCGAGCAGCTAAGGAACCACATCAGGAGCCGTTCCTTCAGCGGCAGCGCCGAGGAGCACTCATGA